One part of the Corallococcus caeni genome encodes these proteins:
- a CDS encoding [LysW]-aminoadipate kinase, with protein sequence MSANPAAPARRPVVVKIGGAAGVDLENVCADVVELVRQGERVVVVNGGSEAGERLLGSLGMERPEATTANGNVVRLTYAPTLRALTMAWVGEVNKAVVLALLAKGVTALGLCGADGRVLTARRRPPLKLQGSDGRMRIDREHLAGEVSGVNAALLGTLLDSGYVPVVCPPAVTEDGVLVNVDADHVASSIAAALGARALIILSNVPGLLADPKDPATLVRASDDVEGCMPLAGGRMRYKLEAVRRALEGGVPAAYVSASRVARPVFSALEEAGGTKFTLRDKGGADAGA encoded by the coding sequence ATGAGCGCGAACCCCGCCGCCCCCGCCCGTCGCCCCGTCGTCGTGAAGATTGGCGGCGCGGCGGGTGTGGACCTGGAGAACGTCTGCGCGGACGTGGTGGAGCTCGTCCGCCAGGGCGAGCGCGTCGTCGTCGTCAACGGTGGCTCGGAGGCCGGTGAGCGGCTCCTGGGTTCGCTGGGCATGGAGCGCCCGGAGGCGACCACCGCGAACGGCAACGTCGTGCGCCTCACCTACGCGCCCACGCTGCGCGCGCTCACCATGGCTTGGGTGGGTGAGGTGAACAAGGCCGTGGTGCTGGCGCTGCTCGCGAAGGGCGTCACCGCGCTGGGGCTGTGCGGCGCGGACGGCCGCGTGCTCACCGCGCGCAGGCGCCCGCCGCTCAAGCTGCAGGGCTCCGACGGGCGGATGCGCATCGACCGCGAACACCTGGCCGGTGAGGTCTCCGGGGTGAACGCGGCGCTCCTGGGGACGCTCCTGGACAGCGGCTACGTGCCCGTCGTGTGTCCTCCGGCGGTGACGGAGGACGGCGTGCTCGTGAACGTGGACGCGGACCACGTGGCGTCGTCCATCGCGGCGGCGCTGGGCGCCAGGGCCCTGATCATCCTCTCCAACGTGCCGGGGCTGCTCGCGGATCCGAAGGACCCCGCGACGCTGGTGCGTGCGAGCGACGACGTGGAGGGCTGCATGCCGCTCGCGGGGGGACGCATGCGTTACAAGCTGGAGGCCGTGCGCCGGGCGCTGGAGGGCGGAGTCCCTGCCGCGTACGTGAGCGCGTCGCGCGTGGCGCGGCCAGTGTTCTCCGCGCTGGAGGAGGCGGGCGGCACGAAGTTCACCCTTCGGGACAAAGGCGGGGCGGATGCGGGCGCGTGA
- a CDS encoding RimK family alpha-L-glutamate ligase, with protein sequence MRKVDLVYTRVRTEEKLLLEALRRRDCAVNLVQDSGMVLSMDRQRVTEADTVLMRSMSFTRARYLATFLEMKGLRVLNSARTISLCGDKALTSAALAAKGVPMPWAFVAFDEDACLDAIDAKGYPVVTKPVLGSWGRMVARLDSRTAAEGVLSTRFGTGGAQDHVALVQEYVDKPGYDLRVYVIGRTVGGLRRRSEHWITNTARGAVPERYEVPVVHARLAEAAADAVGGDMVAVDLLETRGGDIYVNEINHCVEFARSIDETGVPLPDLIAEYVASGAGGARR encoded by the coding sequence ATGCGCAAGGTCGACCTCGTCTATACGCGCGTGCGCACCGAGGAGAAGCTCCTCCTCGAGGCGCTGCGCAGGCGCGACTGCGCCGTCAACCTGGTGCAGGACTCCGGGATGGTGCTGTCGATGGACCGGCAGCGCGTCACGGAGGCCGACACCGTGCTGATGCGCAGCATGTCCTTCACGCGTGCGCGCTACCTGGCCACGTTCCTGGAGATGAAGGGGCTGCGCGTGCTCAACAGCGCGCGGACCATCTCCCTGTGCGGGGACAAGGCGCTCACCAGCGCGGCGCTGGCCGCGAAGGGCGTGCCCATGCCGTGGGCGTTCGTGGCCTTCGACGAGGACGCGTGCCTGGATGCGATTGATGCGAAGGGCTACCCGGTGGTGACCAAGCCCGTGCTCGGGAGCTGGGGCCGGATGGTGGCCCGGCTGGACTCGCGCACCGCGGCCGAGGGCGTGCTGTCCACGCGCTTCGGTACCGGCGGCGCGCAGGACCACGTGGCGCTGGTGCAGGAGTACGTGGACAAGCCGGGCTACGACCTGCGCGTCTACGTCATCGGACGCACGGTGGGCGGCCTGCGGCGGCGCTCCGAGCACTGGATCACCAACACCGCGCGCGGCGCCGTGCCGGAGCGCTACGAGGTGCCGGTGGTGCACGCGAGGCTGGCGGAGGCCGCGGCGGACGCGGTGGGCGGGGACATGGTGGCGGTGGACCTGCTGGAGACGCGCGGCGGCGACATCTACGTCAACGAAATCAACCACTGCGTGGAGTTCGCGCGCAGCATCGACGAGACGGGGGTCCCCCTGCCGGACCTCATCGCGGAGTACGTCGCCTCCGGTGCTGGCGGAGCCCGGCGATGA
- a CDS encoding phosphopantetheine-binding protein: MNQSPEETSTRGTEAKLAAWWKELLGVEVVRPEDHFLEIGGNSLMATVLSNRIESELGVEVSMVELFDTLRAVATLCDELLQEQTA, encoded by the coding sequence TTGAATCAGAGCCCCGAAGAGACCTCCACCCGCGGCACGGAAGCGAAGCTCGCGGCGTGGTGGAAGGAGCTGCTGGGCGTGGAGGTCGTGCGCCCGGAGGACCACTTCCTGGAGATTGGCGGCAACTCCCTGATGGCCACGGTGCTGTCCAATCGCATCGAGAGCGAGCTGGGCGTGGAGGTGTCCATGGTGGAGCTGTTCGACACGCTCCGGGCCGTGGCCACGCTGTGCGACGAGCTGCTCCAGGAGCAGACCGCTTGA
- the lysW gene encoding lysine biosynthesis protein LysW: protein MQVQNPMTESVTPNQCPLCAQPVPGGNRLVGEVLSCDGCSAELEVVGVNPLRLEEAPEVEEDWGE, encoded by the coding sequence ATGCAGGTCCAGAATCCGATGACGGAGTCCGTGACGCCGAACCAGTGCCCTCTGTGCGCGCAGCCGGTGCCCGGCGGCAACCGGCTGGTGGGCGAGGTGCTCTCCTGTGACGGCTGTTCCGCCGAACTGGAGGTGGTGGGCGTGAACCCCCTTCGGCTCGAGGAAGCACCCGAGGTCGAGGAAGACTGGGGGGAGTAG
- a CDS encoding M20/M25/M40 family metallo-hydrolase, producing MRAREPGVDLLRWMVEQYSPSHQEASFSAALVERLGARGWRAHTDAVGNAVARYGDGDTVIAFLGHIDTVPGEVPVRLEGQKLYGRGAVDAKGPLCAFIEAVELLDDAERAGKQFLLLGCVEEEVAITRGALHVREQYAPDFVINGEPSGAHAVTIGYKGLLRLDLEHRASRRHTASRDYRAAAEHVIDAWNALKRLCDDWNRERPSLFEQNLPSLNAFHTGATETEEWATAAVSIRTGPSTDTGALLAALATVPTVTVRTVARKDAVSTNGNDALSRVFKQAIRERGVKPTLRLKTGTSDWNTVASAWSVPTVAYGPGDAALDHTPNEHIDLPEYEEGVAILARVLALLPVKAPPGS from the coding sequence ATGCGGGCGCGTGAGCCGGGCGTCGACTTGTTGCGGTGGATGGTGGAGCAGTACAGCCCCAGCCACCAGGAAGCCTCCTTCTCCGCGGCGCTGGTGGAGCGACTGGGCGCGCGCGGCTGGCGGGCGCACACCGACGCCGTGGGCAACGCCGTCGCTCGCTACGGGGACGGGGACACCGTCATCGCGTTCCTGGGCCACATCGACACCGTGCCCGGGGAGGTGCCCGTCCGGCTGGAGGGCCAGAAGCTCTACGGCCGGGGCGCGGTGGACGCCAAGGGCCCCCTGTGCGCGTTCATCGAAGCCGTGGAGCTGCTGGACGACGCGGAGCGCGCCGGCAAGCAGTTCCTGCTGCTGGGCTGCGTGGAGGAGGAGGTCGCCATCACGCGCGGCGCCCTGCACGTGCGCGAGCAGTACGCCCCGGACTTCGTCATCAACGGCGAGCCCAGCGGCGCGCACGCGGTGACCATCGGCTACAAGGGGCTGTTGCGCCTGGACCTGGAGCACCGCGCCAGCCGCCGCCACACCGCGAGCCGCGACTACCGCGCCGCCGCCGAGCACGTCATCGACGCGTGGAACGCGCTCAAGCGGCTGTGTGACGACTGGAACCGCGAGCGGCCGTCCCTTTTCGAGCAGAACCTGCCCTCCCTCAACGCCTTCCACACCGGCGCCACGGAGACGGAGGAGTGGGCCACGGCCGCGGTGAGCATCCGCACCGGCCCGTCCACGGACACCGGGGCCCTGCTCGCGGCGCTGGCCACCGTGCCCACCGTGACGGTGCGCACCGTGGCGCGCAAGGACGCGGTGTCCACGAACGGCAACGACGCGCTCTCCCGCGTCTTCAAGCAGGCCATCCGCGAGCGCGGCGTGAAACCCACGCTGCGCCTGAAGACGGGCACGTCCGACTGGAACACCGTGGCCTCCGCGTGGAGCGTGCCCACGGTGGCCTACGGCCCCGGCGACGCGGCGCTGGACCACACGCCGAACGAGCACATCGACCTGCCGGAGTACGAGGAGGGCGTCGCCATCCTCGCGCGCGTGCTGGCGCTCCTGCCGGTGAAGGCACCCCCGGGGAGCTGA
- a CDS encoding family 3 encapsulin nanocompartment shell protein — translation MSILSTKSKADASLSPGAAFAAAVQKHGTQAHVDYDTSIVDAFPGFKRRPRIAVRGMFKTARAERDPVPFWYETHPQAKPTGPVQDVELRPEAGFEFHQDTQALKPTRAWIQVPRNLLEDSQSLAQFIDFRLLVRLNTAENQALCIGKGGDGVRGLLHTPGIVRLPAKKNAVASLLNACAQVEQMGGSADGIVINSLDFYEHLVGQQSLLSDLAAMGIRLCRTRMVNPGTIIVGDFTAAATLYDSQRSVIRFAEPPPGIFPREGLAAYGEVYTTLAVHLPTHFFVASLT, via the coding sequence ATGAGCATCCTGAGCACGAAATCGAAGGCGGACGCGTCGCTGTCTCCCGGCGCGGCGTTCGCGGCCGCGGTCCAGAAGCACGGCACGCAGGCGCACGTGGACTACGACACGTCCATCGTGGACGCGTTCCCCGGCTTCAAGCGCCGTCCGCGCATCGCGGTGCGCGGCATGTTCAAGACGGCCAGGGCGGAGCGCGACCCGGTGCCGTTCTGGTACGAAACGCACCCGCAGGCGAAGCCCACCGGGCCGGTGCAGGACGTGGAGCTGCGGCCGGAAGCGGGCTTTGAGTTCCACCAGGACACGCAGGCGCTCAAGCCCACGCGCGCGTGGATCCAGGTGCCGCGCAACCTGCTGGAGGACTCGCAGTCGCTGGCGCAGTTCATCGACTTCCGGCTGCTGGTGCGCCTGAACACGGCGGAGAACCAGGCGCTGTGCATCGGCAAGGGCGGGGACGGCGTGCGGGGCCTCTTGCACACGCCGGGCATCGTGCGGCTGCCGGCGAAGAAGAACGCGGTGGCCTCGCTGCTCAACGCCTGCGCGCAGGTGGAGCAGATGGGCGGGTCCGCGGACGGCATCGTCATCAACTCGCTGGACTTCTACGAGCACCTGGTGGGCCAGCAGTCGCTCCTGTCGGACCTGGCGGCCATGGGCATCCGCCTGTGCCGCACGCGCATGGTGAACCCGGGCACCATCATCGTGGGAGACTTCACCGCCGCGGCGACGCTGTATGACAGCCAGCGGTCGGTCATCCGGTTCGCGGAGCCGCCGCCGGGCATCTTCCCGCGCGAGGGGCTGGCGGCCTACGGCGAGGTCTACACGACGCTCGCGGTGCACCTGCCCACCCACTTCTTCGTGGCGTCGCTGACCTGA
- a CDS encoding transketolase family protein — protein MSASLAPAVDLAQAPEAWLAARPELSSRLVFRHAAARFAEEDARVVFLEADLGGGGDPFEARHPQRYFNLGICEATMLDMACGLAHGGHTVIAHSFAAFGVMRACEQVRLNLAYARANVKLVCDYGGVAGAFFGPTHHAIEDLAVLRAMPNLMVVSPADGLETLQATRAMLAHEGPVYLRLGRNRVTRLDLQRPPFELGRAALLREGDDVGLLAHGEVGVSVALDAAKLLEAQGVSARVLNVHTLKPLDEEAVRETASRTRLLVTVEEHNVLGGLGSAVCETVCSLDLQRRVLRVGIQDRYDSRAGSHEALLKGHGLEGGQVAERILGVLPRTPVFAVGFEPRRD, from the coding sequence GTGAGCGCGTCGCTGGCCCCGGCGGTGGACCTGGCCCAGGCGCCGGAGGCGTGGCTCGCCGCGCGGCCGGAGCTGTCCAGCCGGCTGGTGTTCCGGCACGCGGCGGCGCGCTTCGCGGAGGAGGACGCGCGCGTCGTCTTCCTGGAGGCGGACCTGGGCGGCGGAGGGGACCCGTTCGAGGCGCGCCACCCGCAGCGCTACTTCAACCTGGGCATCTGCGAGGCCACCATGCTGGACATGGCGTGTGGCCTGGCGCACGGCGGGCACACCGTCATCGCGCACAGCTTCGCGGCGTTCGGCGTGATGCGCGCGTGCGAGCAGGTGCGGCTGAACCTGGCCTACGCGCGCGCCAACGTGAAGCTGGTGTGCGACTACGGCGGCGTGGCGGGCGCCTTCTTCGGCCCCACGCACCACGCCATTGAAGACCTGGCCGTGCTGCGCGCGATGCCCAACCTCATGGTGGTGTCGCCCGCGGACGGCCTGGAGACGCTGCAGGCCACGCGCGCGATGCTCGCGCACGAGGGGCCGGTGTACCTGCGGCTGGGCCGCAACCGCGTCACCCGCCTCGACCTCCAGCGCCCGCCGTTCGAGCTGGGCCGGGCCGCGCTGCTGCGCGAGGGCGACGACGTGGGGCTGCTCGCGCACGGCGAGGTGGGCGTGTCCGTGGCGCTGGACGCCGCGAAGCTGCTGGAGGCGCAGGGCGTCTCCGCGCGCGTGCTCAACGTGCACACGCTCAAGCCGCTGGATGAAGAAGCGGTGCGCGAGACGGCGTCGCGCACGCGGCTGCTCGTGACCGTGGAGGAGCACAACGTGCTCGGCGGTCTGGGCAGCGCGGTGTGTGAGACCGTGTGCTCGCTGGACCTGCAGCGGCGCGTGCTGCGCGTGGGCATCCAGGACCGGTACGACTCGCGCGCCGGTTCGCACGAGGCCTTGCTCAAGGGCCATGGGTTGGAGGGCGGGCAGGTGGCCGAGCGCATCCTGGGAGTGCTCCCAAGAACCCCGGTGTTTGCCGTGGGATTCGAACCGAGGAGGGACTGA
- a CDS encoding SDR family NAD(P)-dependent oxidoreductase — protein sequence MELGLANKVALVAGGSSGLGLAVAEELAKEGAHVAIGARDSDRLAQAEARLKAVARGGRVMATRVDVKDDADVRRWVDDVATRLGALHVVVTNSGGPPPGPASTFGVDAYRSAADAVLLPPISLALAALPHLKKAGWGRVLFITSETVVRPVARFALSGFARLGIIGFSAALVQELGDSGITVNVLAPGYMRTPPVERTAGNAGDVEAGLRAMGAHIPLKRVGLPEEFAAAAVFLASERASFITGTVQLVDGGASVIG from the coding sequence ATGGAACTGGGACTCGCCAACAAGGTCGCGCTCGTCGCTGGCGGCTCCAGCGGGCTGGGGCTCGCCGTCGCGGAGGAGCTGGCGAAGGAAGGCGCGCATGTCGCCATCGGCGCCCGGGACTCGGACCGGCTGGCCCAGGCCGAAGCGCGGCTCAAGGCCGTGGCCCGCGGTGGCCGCGTGATGGCGACGCGCGTGGACGTGAAGGACGACGCGGACGTGCGCCGCTGGGTGGACGACGTGGCGACCAGGCTGGGCGCACTGCACGTCGTCGTCACCAATAGCGGTGGCCCGCCTCCGGGCCCGGCCTCCACCTTCGGCGTGGACGCGTACCGGAGCGCGGCGGACGCGGTGCTCCTGCCGCCCATCTCCCTGGCGCTCGCGGCGCTGCCCCACCTCAAGAAGGCCGGCTGGGGACGCGTGCTGTTCATCACCTCGGAGACGGTGGTCCGGCCGGTGGCCCGCTTCGCGCTGTCCGGCTTCGCCCGCCTGGGCATCATCGGCTTCTCCGCCGCCCTGGTGCAGGAGCTGGGCGACAGCGGCATCACCGTCAACGTGCTGGCGCCGGGCTACATGCGCACGCCGCCCGTGGAGCGCACCGCCGGCAACGCGGGCGACGTGGAGGCGGGGCTTCGCGCCATGGGCGCCCACATCCCGCTCAAGCGCGTGGGCCTTCCCGAGGAGTTCGCCGCTGCGGCGGTGTTCCTCGCCAGTGAACGCGCGTCCTTCATCACCGGCACCGTGCAGCTCGTGGACGGCGGCGCGAGCGTCATCGGATGA
- the argC gene encoding N-acetyl-gamma-glutamyl-phosphate reductase: protein MSVRVAVLGAAGYTGGEVLRLLLGHPAVEVVQATSGQFAGKRLDFPHPHLRGVGTLRYTPHDALESCDVLVSCLPQGELLLRWQKVCRLAERVVDLSADFRLDAAGHSRWYGKHPRPDDVPAFVYGLPEWMGEALTNARHVAIPGCMAHAGLLALLPLLHARLARPDVLVVDAKTGSSGGGSTPDRSSHHPERANALRCYKPVGHRHTGELEGVAEHVTGQKPTIHFSATAVPGVRGILATVHAFAARPVEEAEVVRAIATRYREKPFVRLLRPSASLSPFPEPGPLLGTNHCDLAVDVDAERGRIVVNAAIDNLVKGAAGTAVHALNLMLGRPETEGLGFRGLHPL, encoded by the coding sequence ATGAGCGTGCGCGTGGCGGTGCTGGGAGCCGCGGGCTACACCGGCGGCGAGGTCCTGCGCCTGCTCTTGGGGCACCCGGCCGTGGAGGTGGTGCAGGCCACCTCCGGCCAGTTCGCCGGCAAGCGCCTGGACTTCCCGCACCCGCACCTGCGCGGGGTGGGGACGCTGCGCTACACGCCGCACGACGCGCTGGAGTCCTGCGACGTGCTGGTGAGCTGCCTGCCGCAGGGAGAGCTGCTCCTGCGCTGGCAGAAGGTGTGCCGGCTGGCGGAGCGGGTGGTGGACCTGAGCGCGGACTTCCGCCTGGACGCCGCGGGTCACTCGCGCTGGTACGGCAAGCACCCGCGCCCGGACGACGTGCCCGCGTTCGTCTATGGCCTGCCGGAGTGGATGGGCGAGGCGCTGACGAACGCGCGTCACGTCGCCATCCCCGGCTGCATGGCGCACGCGGGGCTGCTGGCGCTGCTGCCGCTCCTGCACGCGAGGCTCGCGCGCCCGGACGTGCTGGTGGTGGACGCGAAGACAGGGTCGTCCGGAGGGGGCTCCACGCCGGACCGCTCCTCGCACCACCCGGAGCGCGCGAACGCGCTGCGCTGCTACAAGCCGGTGGGCCACCGGCACACGGGGGAGCTGGAGGGCGTGGCGGAGCACGTCACCGGGCAGAAGCCCACCATCCACTTCAGCGCCACGGCGGTGCCGGGCGTGCGCGGCATCCTGGCGACGGTGCACGCCTTCGCGGCGCGGCCGGTGGAGGAGGCGGAGGTGGTGCGCGCCATCGCCACGCGCTACCGCGAGAAGCCCTTCGTGCGGCTGTTGCGCCCCAGCGCCTCCCTGTCGCCGTTCCCGGAGCCGGGGCCGCTGCTGGGCACGAACCACTGCGACCTGGCGGTGGACGTGGACGCGGAGCGGGGCCGCATCGTGGTGAACGCCGCCATCGACAACCTGGTGAAGGGCGCCGCCGGCACGGCGGTGCATGCGCTGAACCTGATGCTGGGCCGTCCGGAGACCGAAGGCCTGGGCTTCCGGGGCCTGCATCCGCTCTAG
- a CDS encoding sulfotransferase, which translates to MATASAKGEGARLTVLYITGWCRSGSTILGNVLNEVPGFFHVGELSFLWKNAYGNGSNTLCGCGQQLVDCGIWNTVLTSDVPAGLTPRAHAEAVVKRQQAAVRTRHTLRVLDEAGDSQALQAHADFLARTYRTIARATGSTVLVDSGKFPSEAALLPRVEGIRPLYLHLVRDPRAVTHSWTKTKQYVVPMSAARSTAYWLGFNAASEEVTRRFPGQSLFLRYEDFIAAPDRAVDTVLDLVGVPRAQNPVKGRTVVLGKNHTVTGNPDRFRSGPTLLRGEDDAWRGELASGAKALTVALAWPLMAKYGYFSGARRAPVGGAAPDAAGAETRH; encoded by the coding sequence ATGGCCACCGCGAGCGCGAAGGGCGAGGGCGCGCGGCTCACGGTCCTCTACATCACCGGCTGGTGCCGCAGCGGCAGCACCATCCTGGGCAACGTGCTCAACGAGGTGCCGGGCTTCTTCCACGTGGGGGAGCTGAGCTTCCTGTGGAAGAACGCGTACGGGAACGGCTCCAACACGCTGTGCGGCTGCGGCCAGCAGCTGGTGGACTGCGGCATCTGGAACACGGTGCTGACCTCCGACGTGCCGGCGGGCCTGACGCCCCGGGCGCACGCCGAAGCGGTGGTGAAGCGGCAGCAGGCCGCCGTGCGCACCCGGCACACGCTGCGCGTGCTGGACGAGGCGGGGGATTCGCAGGCGCTCCAGGCGCACGCGGACTTCCTCGCGCGCACGTACCGCACCATCGCTCGGGCCACGGGGAGCACGGTGCTGGTGGACAGCGGGAAGTTCCCCTCCGAGGCGGCGCTGCTGCCGCGCGTGGAGGGCATCCGGCCGCTGTACCTGCACCTGGTGCGGGACCCGCGCGCGGTGACGCACTCGTGGACGAAGACGAAGCAGTACGTCGTCCCCATGTCCGCCGCGCGCAGCACGGCGTACTGGCTGGGCTTCAACGCCGCGTCGGAGGAGGTGACGCGCAGGTTCCCCGGGCAGTCGCTCTTCCTGCGCTACGAGGACTTCATCGCCGCGCCGGACCGCGCCGTGGACACGGTGCTGGACCTGGTGGGCGTGCCTCGCGCGCAGAACCCGGTGAAGGGCCGCACGGTGGTGCTGGGCAAGAACCACACCGTCACCGGCAACCCGGACCGCTTCCGCAGCGGCCCCACGCTCCTGCGCGGTGAGGACGACGCGTGGAGGGGCGAGCTGGCCTCCGGAGCCAAGGCGCTCACCGTTGCGCTCGCGTGGCCGCTGATGGCGAAGTACGGGTATTTCAGCGGCGCCCGGCGCGCGCCTGTCGGAGGGGCCGCGCCGGACGCGGCGGGCGCGGAGACCCGGCACTGA
- a CDS encoding AMP-binding protein: MVDDLRRCVQAHPEKTAIIAARYFSKDITRLTYADLARYMDRFALGLRELGVGREDIVAVQLPNGWHFTALALACARLGAVIAPIPPDYRRREVEFILGRTEAAVYVGPTSWTGHSHRDMARDVAAALPSLRHRVLLGSNADLQAGERDFERHFIEREWEKEASLEGVAPAAADDVCNILYTSGTTGEPKGVVHSHNTNYGITRALCDTLGIDGTDVVALPSLLTASTGFTYSYLMPMLLGATAIYMDVGDPELTLKLFEEHGVTFTYGIPTYLMNLIALQKKRQRNTSSLRQLATGSIPVPPHLIAAVREVFGVRLHTLWGMTENGAVTITRHEDPPDWPSQSDGRAVAWMETKIVPALAEDGTPYPDGTGRLLVRGASQCLTYFKRDDVYAAAVDAEGWFDTGDLARDDGRGGIRIVGRLKDVIFRYGYKIPVVEVESALYSHPKVKEVAVVAHSDDKIGGERVCAVVVVREGEAPPTLNELREHLKQQGMSNQYWPDRLDLIDEMPKTATGKVRKYLLRERMKPA, from the coding sequence GTGGTTGACGATCTGCGTCGCTGCGTCCAGGCGCACCCGGAGAAGACCGCGATCATCGCCGCACGGTATTTTTCCAAGGACATCACGCGGCTGACGTACGCGGACCTGGCGCGATACATGGATCGTTTCGCGCTGGGCCTGCGCGAGCTGGGCGTGGGGCGCGAGGACATCGTCGCGGTGCAGCTGCCCAACGGGTGGCACTTCACGGCGCTGGCGCTGGCGTGCGCGCGGCTGGGGGCGGTCATCGCGCCCATCCCGCCGGACTACCGGCGGCGCGAGGTGGAGTTCATCCTGGGGCGCACGGAGGCGGCCGTGTACGTGGGGCCCACGTCGTGGACGGGGCACTCGCACCGGGACATGGCGCGCGACGTCGCGGCGGCGCTGCCGTCCCTGCGCCACCGGGTGCTGCTCGGCAGCAACGCCGACCTCCAGGCAGGCGAGCGGGACTTCGAGCGCCACTTCATCGAGCGGGAGTGGGAGAAGGAGGCGTCGCTGGAGGGCGTGGCCCCGGCGGCCGCGGACGACGTGTGCAACATCCTCTACACGTCCGGCACCACGGGCGAGCCGAAGGGCGTGGTGCATTCGCACAACACGAACTACGGCATCACGCGCGCGCTCTGCGACACGCTGGGCATCGACGGCACGGACGTGGTGGCGCTGCCGTCGCTGCTGACGGCCTCCACGGGGTTCACGTACTCGTACCTCATGCCCATGCTGCTGGGGGCCACAGCCATCTACATGGACGTGGGCGACCCGGAGCTGACGCTCAAGCTCTTCGAGGAGCACGGCGTCACGTTCACCTACGGCATCCCCACGTATTTGATGAACCTCATCGCGTTGCAGAAGAAGCGCCAGCGGAACACGTCCTCGCTCCGGCAGCTGGCCACGGGCTCCATCCCGGTGCCGCCGCACCTCATCGCGGCGGTGCGCGAGGTGTTCGGAGTGCGGCTACACACGCTGTGGGGCATGACGGAGAACGGCGCGGTCACCATCACGCGCCATGAGGACCCGCCGGACTGGCCCAGCCAGAGCGACGGGCGGGCGGTGGCGTGGATGGAGACGAAGATCGTCCCCGCGCTCGCGGAGGACGGCACGCCGTATCCGGACGGGACGGGGCGGCTCCTGGTGCGGGGCGCCAGCCAGTGCCTCACCTACTTCAAGCGCGACGACGTGTACGCGGCGGCGGTGGACGCGGAGGGCTGGTTCGACACGGGCGACCTGGCGCGCGACGACGGGCGCGGCGGCATCCGCATCGTGGGGCGGCTGAAGGACGTCATCTTCCGGTACGGGTACAAGATCCCCGTGGTGGAGGTGGAGTCCGCGCTGTACTCGCACCCGAAGGTGAAGGAGGTCGCCGTCGTCGCGCACTCGGACGACAAGATTGGCGGCGAGCGGGTGTGCGCCGTCGTCGTGGTGCGCGAGGGAGAAGCCCCGCCGACGCTCAACGAGCTGCGCGAACACCTCAAGCAGCAGGGCATGTCCAACCAGTACTGGCCGGACCGCCTGGACCTCATCGACGAGATGCCCAAGACGGCCACCGGCAAGGTGCGCAAGTACCTGCTGCGCGAGCGGATGAAGCCCGCGTGA
- a CDS encoding 1-deoxy-D-xylulose-5-phosphate synthase N-terminal domain-containing protein, with amino-acid sequence MTFSANPTTPGLSHDARTPDEPTASSGPVTPARPGDGASGAASDAGLALLPRRARRIRQTIVRLAATPSGCHLGGSLSMVEILVALLGRVMRVDPRAPRAPERDHLILSKGHAAAGLYAALAEFGFVDVETLVREYNADGSIFTGHVNAAVPGVEFATGSLGHGLGLGVGLTLAHALRGEPNRTFVVCGDGEMGEGSNWEALQVASHRKLTGLTLIIDRNGGQNDGPTESILSQEALVQRLDAFGFQSLEVDGHDLPALCAALEAPVVGGRPRAIVARTRKGAGVPMLKGKGPHYAVFSPDHLRRALASMGEDGQ; translated from the coding sequence ATGACTTTCTCGGCGAATCCAACGACCCCCGGGCTGTCGCACGACGCGCGGACCCCAGATGAACCCACGGCCTCCAGCGGCCCGGTGACGCCTGCCCGCCCCGGTGACGGGGCCTCGGGCGCCGCGTCGGACGCGGGGCTGGCGCTCCTGCCCCGGCGGGCCAGGCGCATCCGTCAGACCATCGTGCGGCTGGCGGCGACGCCGTCGGGCTGTCACCTGGGCGGCTCGCTGTCGATGGTGGAGATATTGGTGGCGCTGCTGGGCCGGGTGATGCGCGTGGATCCGCGCGCGCCCAGGGCCCCGGAGCGCGACCACCTCATCCTGTCCAAGGGGCACGCGGCGGCGGGGCTCTACGCGGCGCTGGCGGAGTTCGGCTTCGTGGACGTGGAGACGCTGGTGCGCGAGTACAACGCGGATGGCAGCATCTTCACCGGCCACGTGAACGCGGCGGTGCCGGGCGTGGAGTTCGCCACCGGCAGCCTGGGCCACGGCTTGGGGCTGGGCGTGGGGCTGACGCTGGCCCACGCGCTGCGCGGCGAGCCCAACCGCACCTTCGTCGTCTGCGGCGACGGGGAGATGGGCGAGGGCTCCAACTGGGAAGCGCTCCAGGTGGCGTCGCACCGCAAGCTCACGGGCCTGACGCTGATCATCGACCGCAACGGCGGGCAGAACGACGGGCCCACCGAGTCCATCCTGTCGCAGGAGGCGCTGGTGCAGCGGCTGGACGCGTTCGGCTTCCAGTCGCTGGAGGTGGACGGCCACGACCTGCCCGCCCTGTGCGCCGCGCTGGAGGCGCCCGTCGTGGGCGGCCGTCCGCGCGCCATCGTCGCCCGGACGCGCAAGGGCGCGGGCGTGCCGATGCTCAAGGGCAAGGGACCGCACTACGCGGTGTTCTCCCCGGACCACCTGCGCCGGGCGCTCGCGTCGATGGGGGAGGACGGCCAGTGA